In Pseudomonas sp. FP1742, the DNA window ATTGCCCTGCAACGAGGCGCTGTCGACCCGTGAATCATGATCCTGCTCGAATGCCGAGCCGAGTAGCGAAGCAAAAGCACACTGCAAGGCCTCGCCCTCGCCCACGGCACACTCGCCCTCCAGGTTGTCCTTGCATAGCTGATCCATCAACACGTGCAGCATCCGCCCGCAGGCCTTGCTCGAGGAAATCTTGCCGAAGGTCCCGAGCTGGCTGCCGAGTTGCTTGCACACTTCATTGCGAGACAAGGACAGGGAGGCATGCTCGATCAGGCCAAAGGGGGTGATTTCGATGGACCCTGTCGAATCCATCAATAGCATATCCCCGGGGGCCAGCTGGATGCTCCGGCCATTCTGGGTGATCTGGGCGTAGCCGCTGCGCTGGCTGACCAGGAAACAATGCTGGTCATTATCGTGGTCGGGGTTGGTCTTGGGGCGCTTGATGAGGCCCGCATTGGTGCGCAGGTTGGCCAGCGGCAGACCGCCTCGGGAGAACTTGGAAACCTCACCGATGAACAGCGCGCGGTTGAAGGCCAGTTCTGTGTCGAAGTGACCGCAAACAGCTCGCAGATCCCGGGTCCAGTTTTCCAGCCCGTCTTGCACAACCTGTTGGATGCTCATGGGTATCTCCACAATGGCTTTTTGTTTTTGTAGCGCAATAGTTAACATGTTATCTATATGTGCGCAACAAGTACTGATAGCCGTATGTGAAAGCATTTATGATGCCAAACTCAAAGCGTGCGCAGCACTCGCTGCAAACCACTCAAGGACTCGAGCAGC includes these proteins:
- the feaR gene encoding transcriptional regulator FeaR, whose amino-acid sequence is MSIQQVVQDGLENWTRDLRAVCGHFDTELAFNRALFIGEVSKFSRGGLPLANLRTNAGLIKRPKTNPDHDNDQHCFLVSQRSGYAQITQNGRSIQLAPGDMLLMDSTGSIEITPFGLIEHASLSLSRNEVCKQLGSQLGTFGKISSSKACGRMLHVLMDQLCKDNLEGECAVGEGEALQCAFASLLGSAFEQDHDSRVDSASLQGNNLRSYVQKVIDESLTQPGLSPVGLANRLNISVRHLYRLFEEQDDSVCRYIQRARLKRSADDLTNPFLRTESITSIAYKWGFTDSAHFSRSFKKQFELSPKDFRSSHLQQAVGAA